The following proteins are encoded in a genomic region of Candidatus Eisenbacteria bacterium:
- a CDS encoding DUF721 domain-containing protein: MSGKWMTIGEVLASLLERRGLNDRVRRHAALLGWEETVGAKIAERAWPLEVRGKTLFVGVNGSAWMHELQFLKEDILRKLHEKAGGDEIEEILFVADDERRKWGAHPAGRRRRDGRDET; encoded by the coding sequence TTGAGCGGTAAGTGGATGACCATCGGAGAGGTTCTCGCTTCGCTCCTCGAACGACGAGGTCTCAACGATCGCGTGCGCCGGCACGCGGCTCTTCTCGGCTGGGAGGAGACCGTCGGGGCGAAGATCGCGGAGCGGGCGTGGCCCCTCGAAGTGCGCGGGAAGACGCTCTTCGTCGGCGTGAACGGGTCGGCGTGGATGCACGAGCTTCAGTTCCTCAAGGAGGACATCCTCCGCAAGCTGCACGAAAAAGCCGGGGGCGACGAGATCGAAGAGATCCTCTTCGTCGCGGACGACGAGCGGCGCAAATGGGGCGCCCATCCGGCGGGAAGAAGACGGCGCGATGGAAGAGACGAAACCTAG
- a CDS encoding DNA replication/repair protein RecF, which yields MTLERLRLVDFRNFRELEVDFAGRSAAIWGPNGRGKTNLLESIFVLGTTRSHRTRRDAEMVRFGARAFAVSGEFRGGEGTRTTLAISFDEENGKRGSVDRKEAERLSSMIGRCGVVCVAPEDVEITAGEPEGRRRYIDLTLCSLSARYLRSLQEYGRAHRQRARLLRDGLAGSGAAHLDTWDRQLASWSIPLFAMREEAIGTIGPIAEEAYCDLGGGEKLAIVYVPGAEEAEMRSEEAFLAALRERRAADLRTGRTSIGPHRDDVSILLDGKPIRTFGSRGQHRTAVLALKIAAARLIKARTREEPILLLDDVFTELDESRSEALAERLAAEGQVFATGTDREALARHVRGADRFALEKEGALVLER from the coding sequence GTGACGCTCGAGAGGCTCAGGCTCGTCGATTTCAGGAACTTCCGGGAGCTGGAGGTCGATTTCGCCGGACGCTCCGCCGCGATTTGGGGCCCGAACGGGAGAGGGAAGACGAACCTTCTCGAATCGATCTTCGTGCTCGGAACGACGCGATCACATCGCACGCGGCGAGACGCGGAGATGGTCCGCTTCGGGGCGCGGGCGTTCGCCGTGAGCGGCGAGTTCCGCGGGGGGGAGGGGACGCGAACGACGCTCGCGATCTCGTTCGACGAGGAGAACGGGAAGAGAGGGAGCGTCGATCGCAAGGAGGCGGAGCGCCTGAGCTCGATGATCGGCCGCTGCGGGGTCGTCTGCGTCGCACCCGAGGACGTGGAGATCACCGCCGGGGAGCCCGAGGGGCGCCGGCGGTACATCGACCTCACGCTGTGCAGCCTGAGCGCGCGCTACCTCCGGTCGCTGCAAGAGTACGGCCGCGCGCACCGGCAACGCGCGCGCCTTCTGCGCGACGGGCTCGCCGGGAGCGGGGCCGCGCACCTGGACACGTGGGACCGCCAACTCGCCTCGTGGTCCATTCCCCTTTTCGCGATGAGAGAAGAGGCGATCGGCACGATCGGTCCGATCGCGGAGGAAGCATACTGCGATCTCGGGGGAGGCGAGAAGCTCGCAATCGTCTACGTGCCGGGAGCGGAAGAGGCGGAGATGCGTTCGGAGGAGGCGTTTCTCGCGGCGCTCAGGGAGCGGCGGGCGGCGGATCTCCGCACGGGGCGGACGTCGATCGGGCCGCACCGGGACGATGTCTCGATCCTTCTCGACGGCAAGCCGATCCGAACGTTCGGATCGCGGGGCCAGCATCGAACCGCCGTGCTCGCCCTCAAGATCGCCGCGGCGCGTCTCATCAAGGCGCGCACGAGGGAAGAGCCGATCCTCCTCCTCGACGACGTCTTCACCGAACTCGACGAGAGCCGTTCCGAGGCGCTCGCGGAGCGCCTGGCGGCGGAGGGCCAGGTGTTCGCGACCGGCACCGACCGGGAGGCGCTCGCCCGGCACGTGCGCGGGGCGGACCGTTTCGCGCTCGAAAAGGAAGGAGCGCTCGTCCTTGAGCGGTAA
- the gyrB gene encoding DNA topoisomerase (ATP-hydrolyzing) subunit B, giving the protein MEETKPRNRKTNNQSVDAGGYDADKITVLKGLEAVRLRPAMYVGSTGERGLHHLVYEVVDNSIDEALGGFCDAIEVTVHKDNSVTVVDNGRGIPVDEHPTEKKPAAEVVMTMLHAGGKFDSRSYKVSGGLHGVGVSVVNALSEWFHLEIYRDGKIYRQTYERGETTSGLEVVGETDRTGTKATFLPDREIFESIEFDYDVLAPRMRELAFLNKGLRIQITDERGKGAEDIFCYEGGLVEYVKMLNRNKEVLHDPLYVSKERDTVTVEVAIQYNTTYQENVFSYANSINTIEGGTHLSGFRTALTRSLNSYGNKEGMIKGSASPLSGEDVREGLTAVVNVKLLGPQFEGQTKTKLGNSEVRGVVESVVGEWLGEQLETNPSIARRILEKSISASRAREAARKARELTRRKSALESGNLPGKLADCSIREPERCEIYIVEGESAGGSAKQGRDRAFQAILPIKGKILNVEKARLDKVLSNEEIRTIITALGTGIGEDEFDAEKARYGRVIIMTDADVDGAHIRTLLLTFFFRHMKPLIESGRVYIAQPPLYRVRKGKQEWYAYNDAERDRILAGLEGRKGAAVQRYKGLGEMNPEQLWSTTMNPENRTLLRVTLEDAAEADHIFTVLMGEEVEPRRAFIEENAASVANLDI; this is encoded by the coding sequence ATGGAAGAGACGAAACCTAGAAACCGGAAGACGAACAACCAGAGCGTCGACGCCGGCGGCTACGATGCCGACAAGATCACCGTGCTCAAGGGGCTGGAGGCGGTGCGTCTCCGGCCGGCGATGTACGTGGGGAGCACGGGGGAGCGCGGACTGCATCACCTCGTGTACGAGGTCGTGGACAACTCGATCGACGAGGCGCTCGGCGGCTTCTGCGACGCGATCGAGGTGACCGTCCACAAGGACAACTCCGTCACGGTCGTCGACAACGGGCGCGGGATTCCGGTGGATGAGCACCCGACGGAGAAGAAGCCGGCGGCCGAGGTCGTGATGACGATGCTCCACGCGGGCGGCAAGTTCGACTCGCGGAGCTACAAGGTGTCGGGCGGTCTCCACGGGGTCGGGGTCTCGGTCGTGAACGCGCTCTCGGAGTGGTTTCACCTCGAGATCTATCGGGACGGAAAGATCTATCGGCAGACCTACGAGCGCGGGGAGACGACGTCCGGCCTGGAGGTCGTGGGAGAAACCGACCGAACGGGGACCAAGGCGACGTTCCTCCCCGACCGGGAGATCTTCGAGAGCATCGAGTTCGACTACGACGTCCTCGCCCCGCGGATGCGGGAGCTCGCGTTCTTGAACAAGGGACTTCGGATCCAGATCACCGACGAGCGCGGGAAGGGGGCCGAGGACATCTTCTGCTACGAGGGCGGGCTGGTCGAGTACGTCAAGATGCTGAACCGGAACAAGGAGGTTCTGCACGATCCGCTCTACGTGAGCAAGGAGAGAGACACGGTCACGGTCGAGGTGGCCATCCAATACAACACGACGTACCAGGAGAACGTGTTCTCGTACGCCAACTCGATCAACACGATCGAGGGGGGCACGCACCTCAGCGGTTTCCGCACCGCGCTCACGCGGTCGCTCAACTCGTACGGCAACAAAGAGGGAATGATCAAGGGAAGCGCGTCGCCGCTCAGCGGGGAAGACGTCCGCGAGGGGCTCACCGCGGTCGTGAACGTGAAGCTCCTCGGCCCCCAGTTCGAGGGACAGACGAAGACGAAGCTCGGCAACAGCGAGGTTCGCGGCGTCGTCGAATCGGTCGTCGGGGAGTGGCTCGGCGAGCAGCTCGAGACGAACCCATCGATCGCGCGGCGGATTCTCGAGAAGTCGATCTCCGCGTCGAGGGCCCGCGAGGCGGCGCGCAAAGCGCGCGAGCTGACCCGCCGGAAGAGCGCGCTCGAAAGCGGCAACCTTCCGGGAAAGCTCGCCGACTGCTCGATCCGCGAGCCGGAGCGGTGCGAGATCTACATCGTCGAGGGCGAGTCGGCCGGCGGCTCCGCGAAGCAAGGGCGCGACCGCGCGTTCCAGGCGATCCTCCCGATCAAGGGGAAGATTCTCAACGTCGAGAAGGCGCGGCTCGACAAGGTCCTCTCGAACGAGGAAATCCGGACGATCATCACCGCCCTCGGGACCGGGATCGGCGAGGACGAGTTCGACGCGGAGAAGGCGCGCTATGGGCGCGTGATCATCATGACCGACGCGGATGTCGACGGCGCGCACATCCGCACGCTCCTCCTCACCTTCTTCTTCCGGCACATGAAGCCGCTCATCGAGTCGGGCCGCGTGTACATCGCGCAGCCTCCGCTCTATCGCGTGCGGAAGGGGAAGCAGGAGTGGTACGCGTACAACGACGCGGAACGCGACCGGATCCTTGCGGGGCTCGAGGGGAGAAAAGGGGCGGCCGTGCAGCGCTACAAGGGCCTCGGCGAGATGAACCCCGAGCAGCTCTGGTCGACCACGATGAACCCCGAGAACCGCACCTTGCTCCGCGTGACGCTCGAGGACGCGGCCGAGGCGGATCACATCTTCACGGTTCTCATGGGCGAGGAAGTGGAGCCGCGGCGCGCGTTCATCGAGGAGAACGCGGCGTCCGTGGCGAACCTAGATATTTAG